GGAGGTGGCGGCCTGCGGTGGCCGGAGGGGGTACTGCAAGTGGAGAGGACAGGCGCATGGGCAGAGAGGGGCGCAGGGGCGTGGTGAGGGTTGAATAGGGACCCGCTACTTGAGCTGTGTCTGCTCAGACAGGGACGATCCGCCTTCCGGAACTGGACGGACGACACCCTGAAGATACAGAGGGCAACAGGAGTTATAAATGCGATGAAACAATGGTGAACAACATGCATTATCATCGTTCAACACTGGACTGAGGATACTTTGAAGATGGATGGCTATGGATCACGTTATAATGGAAAACTATGACAATCATAATGATCATTGTCTGGTGATGAACCCCTACCTGAAGAGTCCGTGGGGTGGAGGGCCCATGGATGGAGCGGCCAGGCCAGGCATGGAGCAGGAGGGCTGGGGCTGCATGGTCAGTGCCTCAGGGATGGCTTCAAGCAGCTCTCTGTGGTTCTTCTGGCAGCTGTCGCGGCGTTCCCGCTCGCACACCTCCCTCTGGTGGTGGAGACGAGCTTTGTACAGGCACATGCGCTTCTCTAACAGCCTCTGGAAGCGGCGGAACTCTCCCGTGCTCACGCTGTAGAACCCTGAGTCACTCAGCTCAGACGAGATGAAGGACTCAGATGATggagaccctccacctccaccccctcctccactGACCGCCAGGCCCCCTCCCCTGGGGTGACATTCCTCCAGAcccccctcctctgtctccagGCCAGAGAGGTCTCCCTGGTGCAGGCTACCGTCGGTCCAGCCCAGGCCACTGTCCAGCTCATGGTGGAGAGGTAGGTAGCCCAGAGGTTTCTCCAACATATAGTCCTCATCCTCagtctgaaggagagagagagaaaggttagCGAtagcacacagtcacacacacagtatgcagctatacagcacatacacacagacatgaacacccacccacacacacgcaagcacacacacacacacacacacacacacacatacacacacctggctGTGGTAACTGCTGGGCTCTTCTAGGTTGTTGCAGCAGCCAATCAGACAGCTCTGATCCCTCGGAACATGACTGGCCAGCTCCAGGtcc
This region of Salvelinus sp. IW2-2015 unplaced genomic scaffold, ASM291031v2 Un_scaffold12587, whole genome shotgun sequence genomic DNA includes:
- the LOC112080181 gene encoding uncharacterized protein; the protein is DLELASHVPRDQSCLIGCCNNLEEPSSYHSQTEDEDYMLEKPLGYLPLHHELDSGLGWTDGSLHQGDLSGLETEEGGLEECHPRGGGLAVSGGGGGGGGSPSSESFISSELSDSGFYSVSTGEFRRFQRLLEKRMCLYKARLHHQREVCERERRDSCQKNHRELLEAIPEALTMQPQPSCSMPGLAAPSMGPPPHGLFRVSSVQFRKADRPCLSRHSSSSGSLFNPHHAPAPLSAHAPVLSTCSTPSGHRRPPPPLQHQGSSSMGQLRRSRTLHHRGPPQERVRRASHPSSPSYATLQHCG